CCAAATCCCTTTAGTCCCAGAAGTATCTTTTTGTTGCCAACCATTTTCTCCAATAGCAGTATATGGTGAAGATGTTGCACAAGTATGGGTTTCGAAGTCATCATAAAAATACTTGTAATCAACTACACCAGAAGCAGCTTCAGTAGAAGAGTAGTTATATTCTACAAACTTATATGTTCCGGAAGTGGCCGTTGGAAATTTTGAAGTTAATAATCCTGGGATTTTAGATGAAGGCGATTTAGCTGGTGTAAAAGCATTAACATATAAAATTGGATCTCCCCACACTGACTTATAATCAGCATCAGATATGATATTTATAGTAGTAAGATCCGTCATATATGTTGGCTTATCTTGACCAAATGTAGAAGTAATAATAGCCGATGATCCTACATCACCAAAAGGGTATTTAGTCTTTAGCAAAAATGGAACATATATAGTTCCTGGTACTGATGTTGAAAAGTACTTGTTTGTGGCAATGCTTTTTGCAAGAGCGGAATCAGCGGCATTAGTTGCTGCTGCCAGTGCTGCTTTGCTAATTGTTGAATAATCAGCATCAACAAGTTGGTAGGTATATTTTACCAAGTTGGTTGGCTTGGCTTTATCATCAAGCCCCGTGAATTGATCGTTGAAATCCTTACAACCTCCGAGTAGAACTGCGAAAGCAAATCCAGAGATCAACGGAAAAAATATCTTTTTCATAATTTTAACGTTTTTTAGAATTTAATTTTCAAGGTTGTAGAAAATGTTCTACCAAATCCATAGAATACCCTAGCGGTTTGCCATGTATGATCAGAACCGTCTGTTGCATCAGCAATATACTCTGCATCAAAAAGGTTATTGACATTACCGATTAAAGAAGCATCAAAAGTTCCAATTTTGAATCGATAACTGGTGCTGAGATCAAAGATCGTTGCATCAGGAATTCTCCATGGTTGAGAAAAGTTAAGATCGCCATAGCCTGTTGACGCAGGGCTAATACTGAAGTAAGAGTAGTTGCGTCCATAGTAGTTTGCATCTAAGCCAATACTGAAACCTTTTAGCATTTCATACCTCGCACCTATTGCGGCAGTTGTTTGAGCAGCATTTCCAACATGAATACCCTTTAGATTTACATTCATTTTAACATGTTGAGCAGAACCGAAGGCAACCTGATTTCCGCTTGCGTCAGAGGGTTGTCCGTTATCAGTATATAGGTAACCTGTTGCATTACTTAACCAATTCCAATCACCAATTGATACCATAGCTGTTATCTCCAAATTTCTAATTGGTTTGGAAATAAGGTCAAGTTCAATTCCTTTGTGAAGTGCATCAACACCTTCCATATTAATACTTAAAATTTTTGCAGGAATCAAAGGATCTGGTTGGAGAATAGAACTACGAACAATTGTTTTATTCATCCACTTTGTGCTATAGAGGTTTAAGTTTGCCGACAGATATTTTGACTTGAAACCGTAACCAACCTCATAAGAGAATGCTTTTTCATTAATTGCATTTGGGTTTACAGCATTACTTAATGTTGATTGAAGAAAAGCACCACCAGAGAAGAAAGGTGCACGAGAAATAACACCAATATTTGCAAAAACATTGTGATTATCATTCAGGTTGTAGTTTGCTCCGCCCTTTACACAGTAACCCCAAAAACTAACTGTTTTAGATTTTGCTTGAGCTTTCTCGTAATAGAAACGGTCGTAACGCCAATCGCTAGTCCTTGATAAAGATGTTGAAATAAATGTACTTAGATTCTTTATTTGATTATACTCTGCTTGGGCAAATAAACCTTCGCTCATCACAAAACCGTCATAATCGCGATAAACTACATCACCAACAGCTAATTTATTTGTTCTCCAACTTTGATCAGGGTACTGAGAGATTGGCCGTGAAGAAGAAGCGTCAATATAGAAGTTTCCACCATACAAATCGGTAATCACATTGGTATGTGTTCCTTTGTAATAACGTAAATCTATACCACCATAAAAATCAATTATATTAGCAATTTTTGTGCTGTAAGTGGAAAGCAATCCGTACCATTTATGCTGATTTACACTTTTTGACATTACCATTGCTGAACCATTTAAACTAGCCTTATTTAAAGCATATATGGCACCATAATCAAAAGTTCCATCTGCCGTTCTAAAGACTGTATTTGGAATGCCCGAACTTGATCCGTACCAGTTACTCCTATCTCCTGATGTATAACCTTGTCCACTAGTACCATAACCATCGCCGATTGAAGCGTATAATGCGGTTGAGAGGCTTGACTTTTGGTTAATAGTCCAAAAGTGATTTAAGGAAAATTGAGGTTTATTGTACTCATTACGTGAAGATACTTTACGCTGTCCGTTCATATCAAAACCGTAAGACGCATTGTACCTGTATTTTAATGGTTGTTTCTGCCATTCAGCGATCAACAATCCATCAGCACTATTACGTTGATTATGCCATTGTGGTGCGCCCAGACCAGTAAAGGAGATTTGATGATGATCATTTATCCTTTTTGAAATATTTACAAAATAGGAGTACGACTCAAACTCAGTTCCTTGAATGTAACCATTTCCAGATGTTTTTGTTCCTAATACGGTAATGGCCCAGTTCTTTTCTGTTAACCCGGTTGAAACAGCAAATCCAATTTTAGTATAACCATCACTTCCAATACCATACGATACATTACCACCCTTAGTAGCATCAGTGGAACGAGTAACGATATTTATGGAACCCCCTAACGAAGGAGCAGCAACTTTAGAAGCACCCAACCCACGTTGTACTTGCATTGAACGGGTAACATCATTCAAACCAGCCCAGTTTGACCAGTAGATACCACCCCATTCCATATCATTTACAGGAACTCCATTAATCATAACAGCAGTATTAGCTGCATCAAATCCACGTAAATTAATACGTGAGTCACCGAATCCTCCGCCCTGCTTGGTTGCATAAACACCAGGAGTCGCTTTTAGAATTTCAGGAAATTCTTGGGTGCCTAATTTCTCTTCAATTTGAATGGGATCAATTTTTGAGAGAGCAACTGGGGTTTTACGAGAGACAGCCACTGAGGCAAATACTGTAACTTCATCCAAACCAATTTGGTCTGTTTCAAGCATTATATTCCCTAGGTCTGTTGTTACACCATCTTTTGCATCCACTTCAAATTCCTTTGCCGTAAAACCAACAAATTGAATAATAATCGTCTTTTTCCCGGCAACAAGAGCAAGACTAAATCCACCATT
This genomic interval from Bacteroidales bacterium contains the following:
- a CDS encoding TonB-dependent receptor gives rise to the protein MIRTLRKLLLILILSGFTSLSFSQAIVKGVVFDASNNEKLIGASVFVKGTTSGIITDVNGGFSLALVAGKKTIIIQFVGFTAKEFEVDAKDGVTTDLGNIMLETDQIGLDEVTVFASVAVSRKTPVALSKIDPIQIEEKLGTQEFPEILKATPGVYATKQGGGFGDSRINLRGFDAANTAVMINGVPVNDMEWGGIYWSNWAGLNDVTRSMQVQRGLGASKVAAPSLGGSINIVTRSTDATKGGNVSYGIGSDGYTKIGFAVSTGLTEKNWAITVLGTKTSGNGYIQGTEFESYSYFVNISKRINDHHQISFTGLGAPQWHNQRNSADGLLIAEWQKQPLKYRYNASYGFDMNGQRKVSSRNEYNKPQFSLNHFWTINQKSSLSTALYASIGDGYGTSGQGYTSGDRSNWYGSSSGIPNTVFRTADGTFDYGAIYALNKASLNGSAMVMSKSVNQHKWYGLLSTYSTKIANIIDFYGGIDLRYYKGTHTNVITDLYGGNFYIDASSSRPISQYPDQSWRTNKLAVGDVVYRDYDGFVMSEGLFAQAEYNQIKNLSTFISTSLSRTSDWRYDRFYYEKAQAKSKTVSFWGYCVKGGANYNLNDNHNVFANIGVISRAPFFSGGAFLQSTLSNAVNPNAINEKAFSYEVGYGFKSKYLSANLNLYSTKWMNKTIVRSSILQPDPLIPAKILSINMEGVDALHKGIELDLISKPIRNLEITAMVSIGDWNWLSNATGYLYTDNGQPSDASGNQVAFGSAQHVKMNVNLKGIHVGNAAQTTAAIGARYEMLKGFSIGLDANYYGRNYSYFSISPASTGYGDLNFSQPWRIPDATIFDLSTSYRFKIGTFDASLIGNVNNLFDAEYIADATDGSDHTWQTARVFYGFGRTFSTTLKIKF